The window CTATTTATCATCATTGCGGGGCAGAGTTTATTTTGTAAGTTGTACCATGACAGAAAAGGGAGGCATGCTTGTTTTATCAATTCATGGATGAATTGGACTTACTACATTTTgggtatagagagagagagagagagagagggggggggtttATAACTCATAAGATCGATCAGATACCAGTATCATTACTGTTGAATCTTAGGGAAAAAGTTGTGCACAATGTTCGCTAAAACATGAAATTACACACCTCCTCATATATCATTGTTTGTGTGAGGGGGTGATATTTTATAAATACCCTTCCTCCTTTTGTCATATTCCAAATGGGTTTCCTTATTTTCTTGAAACTGTGCTTAGACAGTGTAGGTAATCGTCCCTCCCTTAACCTTATTTCTCTAAATGTCAACaacacataatttttttttaccggGAGGGGATGTTAGGGGATCACAGCTTTATCTTTATAAGAGGAGAGTTCCTTTCTTATTGTTCATTTGTGAAtctgattccccccccccccccccaacccttaAAAACATCCTTTGTGCATAAGAATTCGTTTATTTAATAATAGAGATTAAGAGCATCAATGCAGTTTTATCGTTGTCGATATCATAgtggtatcgtatcggttttgcaagtgaccaaTACCTGATCCGATATCGTtcactaaaaccatgggtaCCGTAGGTCACCGATCCCAATCAGGTTTTTGTAATCGGTATCGGTCCCTGCTTCCTTCAAaacattagatttttttttttacatttttacccttatttgtACTGGTCCATCAATACGAGATCAGCCATGATACTAATACAAATCGGTCGATTTGAGACAgattcttcaaaccatgatCCCAATATTGTGCCATACCATATTAGTGAAATGGTAcaaacaaaaggtaaaatagcaacaaaaaaaaaaaacccatattttATAGGAAATCAGGGGAAAACTTGTCCGATATGACCGATTGGTGTCGTTGCCCTACactaaaagagagagatatttgAGTGTCTATCTTAGTGACCAATTTGAAAGCAAATCACGTTTAATGGATTCCtataaaaaagggagagaaaggaaaaagaaaaaaaatataaaaaaaatagagaaacagaGTGAACTTTTCGTGAATTGATATATATACACGTGGCATCAAGAGAGACATTGGAGaggaatcctcttcaatgtCGTTGGTGAAGATCCGGACTCGGATCAATACTGTTTAATCTTAGGGAAAAAGTTGTGCTCAACGGCAgctaaaaaatgaaattacacaCTCCCTCACATGTCATTGTTCTAGTGAGAAAGTGATATATCATAAATACCCTTCCTCCTTTTATCATATTCCAAAAGGGTTTCTTCATTTTCCTGAAACTGTGCTTAGACAGTGAAGGTAAACCCTCCCTCCCTTAACCTTATTTCTCTAAATTTCATCAACacgtaatttttttttcccgggAGGGGGTGTTAGGGGATCACAGATTTATCTTTATAAGAGGAGGAGAGTTCCTTATTTATTGTTCATTTGTgaatctatttttttcccccttaaaAACATCCTTTTAAGCACAAGAATTCGTTTATTCAGTAATCGAGATTAAGGACAACAATGCAGTTTTATCGTTGAAGCACTAAATAAGACAATTAGGGAaacaatattaattaattagtggaATTACTTGGAACGTAATTTAGCTAAGCCAGCTGTATCAACAGCTGTctaaattttattataaatacaagtaaATGGGTTTGATTATTGGTAACGTCATCATAAggaaaaactctctctctctctctctcttcaattcttGCTTAGCTCCTCTGCTATCTTCAGAGAGTTTCGGAATTGAGATCCAGAGATTGCCTGAGCGGGTGGTGCTGGGTTCGTTGGTATTCATCTTGTGGACAAATTTTTCTGGTGAAGAAATTATCAATTACAATCACATAGTGCCAAGGTCTGTATCATCATGGTTTTCTAAATAAGTTCAaaccagggttttaaaaccaggAATCGATCCCTAATGATTCCAAATCAGATTGGATTGGATCGTAATCAGGTCCAAAAAATCTTTGAATCGGCCTGAAATGGTAGAAATCGGGAGAATATTGACCTGAATATTCCGATTCAGGTTGGCAAAAATCAGGATCGACCGATTCCCAAGCCTAttcaccaaaattttgaaacctGGTTCAAACCTTGAATAGAAGGTTGTGGTCTGATCTACTAGTATTCTTAATTCGTCAAGGTGCGTTACAGTCTAGTGGTGATGTGTCTGCTCACACCTACATGGCTTGCTTCTGCATAAtctattgcttcttcttttaCTGTAGAGTTTGTAGTTGTGAGGCTTGAGCTGGGATGATTAACATTCCTCCCCTTGGTGATATTCTAACCACCTAATGTGACTCGATCTTTCCTTATTAGCTAGATGTAATTCTCTGATCTTGCCTGAATAACATCTAGGAGTAGGGTATGTTCCTCATTAGATTTAGTTACTTTCCATTCCTACTAAATGAACTTAGAATTTCCATGTTCCGTAGCTGTCGTTTTTAGCGGTTCATATCTTAGGTAGCTTTTATTCTGACGGTAAATAGTTCTTTCCAAGGGACTTCATTCTGCTCTAGGGTTTTTGTCTTGTGCAGGTAACCATTTCTTGAGAACTTTTACTTTACTTTAGGTAACCCTCTTAATGACCTAAACCCGTGATATGGTGTTTGATTCTTTGATATCAAATGTTAGGCACTTGATTGATACGCCAAAAGATACAGATATCAATCACCTTTAAAATCAATACAATACCAATATGATATTAGCAAGGATGAGCTCTATTAGACATTTACCCTTGGTTTTCATTAAAAACTAGTCTATCCCTTGTACATACCATTTAACCGACATAGGACGATCAagtagaatttttatcctctgttgtCTGTTGCCCAAAAAGcatgctgtcccctcacatgggcgTGAATGATGATTTAATCAccccttgggcagtgtgttcgggcaaagTGCTTAAATCGTCCTTTTTCTTCCATGTGAGTGGACAGCACTTTGCTGTCCAGATAGTGGACAgtagaggataacgattccgaCCAAATATCGTTATTGGTCATCTTCAAAATCGTGCAATATCAGCCGAATCGGACAATCCAATACCGCTATCTCTAACCATGCTAATAAGGGCTAGTGAGCCTTAGGGCTAGGATGGTGCTGCTtagatatataaatataaatatatgtaagaCACGAGGATTCGTTGCGGTACCGGCACCCTCAAGAATCGGGACGTCAAAGGTCACGCACTCACGCGTGACGCTTGCTTACTTCTGGATCTGTTTCATGTTTCGGTTCTAATGCACGAGGACTAacccaccctctctctctctgtctctctgtttCGCGCGCTCTCTTATCTTTCCAACTTCAAACTACCTTCTTTACCTGCTCTTTTCTTCTCAAGAACACATGTCGAAACAGATCATGGCTTCACCAACTGCTTCGATTCCATCAGACTCCGAGAATTTTCCCTCGTATCAGAAACgactctctttcttgttcttctccgAATGATCTGTTCGTTCCCTGGTAAGAATAAAACGCAAaggtaaaaggaaagaagattagaattctgtctctccttcctttccactcaattctttgtttctttcgCGAATTCTGTAATCCATTGCATCGCAGTACTCATCTCCTCGTCCTTCAACCTGaaaagagttttaaaaaaaaacagcgAATCTTGTTTCAAGAAGCAGAACCACACGGAAAATGAAACAGCTCAAAAAACGAGCAAGCTCTTCTtatttccccaaaaccctaaaccaaccCAGGTCTCTGACGAGATCTGTCAATTACCTCTTCAAAGAACAGCGTCTTCTCTTCGTTCTCGTAGGCATCCTAATCGCCTCCACCTTCTTCATCCTCCAGCCGACCTTAATGAGGCTTGGCACAACCTACACTACGATTCCCAGAGAGTTTCCTTCCGGGGTTACCAATCACAAGCAGGTTACATACCCGTTtcggaattctttgaattttggAGCTGGTGAGGTTGGGAGACTTCCGGCTGGGATTCAGAGACGATCTTTGCGGGTTGTGGTCACTGGTGGTGCCGGGTTCGTAGGTAGTCATCTTGTTGATCAGCTCTTGGATAAAGGGCATTATGTGATTGtaattgataattttttcacTGGAAGGAAAGAGAACGTGATGCACCATCTTGGGAATCCAAGATTTGAGCTTATTAGGCATGATGTGGTGGAGCCAATTCTTTTAGAGGTGGATCAGATTTACCATTTGGCTTGTCCAGCTTCACCTGTTTACTACAAATATAATCCTATCAAGACAATTATATCCTTTCTACTGTTATCATGGTTttctgaatttttctttttgctatttttgtttctttgggtTTAACATAAAAAGTCTGCGATTGGTTTCTGTAGTCATTTATTGAAACTTTTAACCATTTATGGTCCTTGACTATGATTACAAAACCAATGTGATGGGAACCCTGAACATGTTGGGCTTGGCGAAAAGAGTTGGGGCCCGTTTTTTGCTCACCAGCACAAGTGAGGTTTATGGGGACCCGCTAGAGCACCCACAGAAGGAAACATATTGGGGAAATGTGAACCCAATCGGTGAGCTGTCATTTATAACTCCATTGTTACTCTTACTTGTCCATTTGTTTATCTACCTTTTCTGTACGTCTGTACAGATTTTCTACGCTTTCTATACGTTTCTGGGAAATGTTTTGACTCTTTGGTTGTGTATAGGTGTCCGGACTTGTTATGATGAAGGAAAATGGACAGCTGAAACTTTAGCAATGGATTACCATCGAGCCTTAGCAGTTGAGGTAATTGACTCTGATATCACTTGCTGAGCTGTTTTAGAAATATACATCTTGCTACTTGATATGTGAATCATTCTGCttttctccctccctccctccctctgtGTGAGAGTTGGTACTACTTGTCTTGTTtaagatcccccccccccccggccctGTTGATTGATGTTCACTGCTTGCATAAATTTGGAGGTAAGCCgcattttgaatttttagaTTAGTATAGTTTGGATTCTATCAGTTCTTCAAAGGGTTCTTGTTTAAGATCTTGTGACCATGTGCAACTTGCCATAGTAACCTTTGCGTATCCAACATTTAGTGGATATTCTGATTCTGCATTAGTTTCATAGATGTTTTGACACAGCTATTTGTATTTCTATATgcttcaagaaaaagagaaacaaggtcTGCCAATTTTTAGCTTTTGACAACTCCCATATTGCCAATGGATAATGTATTGACTTGAGAACTAGGAGCAGTATACAAGGAGGTATGCGAGATTTGGGTTAGATGGCATTTCTGGTCAAAATTTGTCTTTTCAGCgtccactttatttttgttgatgGGGCAATAAATTTCTTATTTAAGGGCTCAAATGGACTTTGACAAAGGGATCCCTGCTGatcatttcatttttatttatcatCATCACTGAAGCTGAGTTTACTTGTAATTTGTACCACAGACAGAATACGGATGCATAGTGGAGATCTTTTGATTTGAAGCCAGGGAATCATGAAGCCTCTTTTTCCAATTTGGTGAATTGAGCAGTGGAGGCCGTCTTTAAGAAATTAATGGAACTATGATAATGGGACTTTAAGAAATTAATGGAACTATGATAAGGGAATTCTCTCAACATTTGTATCCAGCAATGTCGGCTGAATTAATTGGAAGCCAAAGCATCATGAAGCCTCTTTTTCCAATTTGGGGAATTGAGCAGTGGAGGCCGTCTTTAAGGAATTAATGGAACTATGATAAGGGAATTCTCTCAACATTTCTATCCAGCAATGTTGGCCGAAGATTGTATCAACTTCTACCACAAGTCGATGCAACTTAAATTCAACAAGTAAGAAGGATATACTTTCTTGGTCTCTACAGGGTATTTTTGAGTATTTTGGTTCAGGTTTAATTATGGCTGCATGatgttttggtattttatatcTTGTTGTCTTATTCGATAGATTAATTGTTGAAGGTTTCTAGGTTCAGAGTATCTAGGCTTTGTCAAGTAATTGAAGATATGGTTTTATCAATCTATGTAcatgtttagttttaaaggtcCTTTGCATCTATCAGCCATATAAATGGTATAAGTCTTTCAGGAGTCATCTGTATTCAATGTATAAGCCATTATAAAATTCAATGAAAGGAGTTCATTAGTCCAATGTATTTCATTAAAGGGTGAGTCTGCAAGAACTGAGAAGGCTATATGAGGGGTGGCCAGCTTCATCTATAACAAGAAAATTTGAATGAGAAGATTTGTTTGAGCTGGAGTTCCACTTGTGAAACCCAAGAAGTACCTAGgtctctctctccatccattGCATTGTTGCATTTATCAGTCCATATTCTCTTCCTTTGCAACCTATAACTTAGGTTCCATCCTTTTAGTAACCCACACCTCAGAGCCAATCATATGACCTACTTTTTGCTGAATCATAAGCTGAAAGGGAAAGGGAGGTATCATTGTAGGCTTTAACCAGATTTTGGCGGTGCTTTACAATTAACCTGTCAATATGATACTCTGTGCTATCTCTTGGAGCAATATCCTGTCTCAGATACGGTAAAAAACTAGTTGAGATGAGTGAAAATGAAATGTTTGTTAGAAGTAGGAAAGTCTACTTTGGTTTATAATCCAATGCTTATTCTGTTGTCTTGTTCTATTTTTCCTTGATAAGTAAAAGACTTTAGAAGATTCTCTGTTGCAGTTATGTGTAGGAATAATTagatatattatataatatgcGTTTCTTTTTTATCCTTATATTGTTAGAGTTGTCGTTAGCAGTAGAAGTAGAGTTTGCGTTCAATGTTAAttcagttttagagtttgaATAGGTTTGGTTTCTTGTTCACAACTCTTTAAATAGATGCATGTAGTCCATCGTTGGACAGATTGAGATTTGGAATGAAAAGTTTGAGTTGATACCATTGGCTGCCAATAGCTGGGCATCCCTCTCTCTCGTCTCAGGTACAATCAATCCATActcttcctttattttcttctgttatcCCGAGTTCTTCCattatcaacaacaacaacaacaacaaactcagcctttatcccaacttggggtctgctacatggatccaaacaaaacaaagtagggaaaactgaggccTAAACAGAAAAGGGGAATAAAGAGATGGGAAATGAAATgacaaatgacaaatgaaaaaatggaaaacaaaaaggaaatgaaagatgaaattaagaggaaagaggcacagcccagcaagtcaggagaatctcagctaaatgggctctgctacatggatcctatccccaataggctctatccgaagTCATAGTTGGTACAAGACCTTGACTATGCaagtccttcctcacaacttctcctatggttattttaggcctgcctctagctcttttagctccttcaatcggaatcatatcactcctccttacaaGGACGTCCCTaggccttcgttgaacatgaccataccacctcaaacaactctcaaTAGAGAGGGTTTCATTGATATCATTACGGAAGGAGATCCAGCTACTATCAATGCCTGGCTGTCTTCCAATAAAGGCAGCCCTTGGAGGTTCACTCATGTTATTAGAGACATCAAGTTTTTGGCTTCTCAAGTTAACTGCTTGTTCCAGTGAAAGCTAAGATCAGCTAGTGTCCTGGCAAAGAGGCTGGCCAAGAAAATGGTTCATAGATCGAGTTGGTTTTGGGATGTTTTTCGCCCCTGGCTCACTAGTTTTGTATATTCTGTTTTATTTCCTAGTGTATGTTCTGGGCCTTTTAGAATTGGAGCTTCATATTTTGTCTTGGGTTTTCTACTATTTCCATTTTATTGTACTTAGATTGTTATTATTTTGTCTCAAAAAAAGTTATAACAATAAAGTTATAAAAAAAGGTAAAGTAGATTAAAAGAGATTTTTATGGGATTGCCCTGAAGAGTGATACCATCTTGTTGATTGAACTCTATTTGGAAGTTTAAGGATCAATAAGTTAGGTCTTAGAACAATGCATTATTTAGTAAGTGGCTGGTGAATTTTGCTGAAGAAAATAGTCATTTGGAGGTCAGTTATTAGTTTTTTCTGATCTTGGCGGTCGGTTATTGATACTGGGTATGGAAGCAAGATGTCCATTCATATCAGAGTTTTGAAGTCTCATGTGCATACTTTGTGTGTCTGGTTGGCTACACTTGATGAGTTTGACAAACGTTGTCTCCTTCAGGATCAAGAGAGGTGACTGAATTACTTTTTTGGGAGTTTATATGTTAAGAGATGTGTGGCATGTGCCTGATGAGGGGACCTACTGACGCCAGGAAGGTTGATTAGTTGATCAAACTATAATCAAAAAGTTGTCATACACATATCAGCCCCCTTGAAGATCCATGTATGGGGATCAAAGACCAAATCCTTTTTCTTGACCTTGATTGGTAACGTGAGATGGATTTCCTGAGGCATTCATCTAgtggccccccccccccccctttcttccaCCTGAGACATTTGTCATTTGAACCCTTACCTTGAAAATATCCTTAATGCTGATAGTTTGCTATCAAGGAAGAAAGTAATGGTCAACTACGTCATCTGGACacttcaaaatagaagtcaTGACCTGCACTTCATGGTTATGAAATATTTTAAAGTTGTATCCTTGCTACACCTGTGTACCGATGAAGGTCCGTGCTTTTGTATGGTAAATATTGATGTGGTAGTAAACTTCTGTTGTCTtgcagcttttgatgaagattTGATCAATTAACTTCTTAACAATCTTTGTCCATCAAAGTGATGACATTTGGATGTTTGGCCTGTTCAAGACTTCAGCAAGATTTTTCATTACTAGAACAGCACTCATGAGCTTGTTAACTGATATACCTTAAGTGCCCTCttgttttggtcatttatcCTTAagattttttaaggaaacaatCAAAAAATAAGTGGATTTCTATCACCTTGATGATTCTTTTGCAACAACCTACTTATCCTCGTAGCAACTACTTGGGTTCGGTGATATGAATCCTGTCCTGGCATTCCACAAGGTTGGCCTAAAAGTTTCTTGATTCATGTCTGCTGACTTTTTATTTGTGCTTGGACTTTATACTCCATGGACCAGGGTGCAACTGTTTTATagttcttcctttccttccaaaaaTACACGCTAACTTCTATGACATGTGACTGATTTGAGACAGTGAATACACAAATTGACATTCGCTGTTGTTTAGGTGGTTTAatattttggctattttccAAAGAAAGCTTTTTAAATGTGTTGTTACATAGAAAATAAATGTTTTTTATATGTGTTAATCCATTATATGCCTGATTATGTAACCTATTAAAAGCATATCCAAGGTCAACGAAAGATTAAAGCTTTTAAGCTACTTAAATTTTACTTCCAGGTCCACATACcctctttttcatggtttactATGCCATTGTGAATATATTGTAATGCTTCTgtacatattttctttgaccCTTTGGGCCCCATATAACAAGAACATTTATATCAGTGCATCAATGTTCTGTACTGAGAGTGTGCATGctaagaaaattttataatgGAACCTACCGCCATGTCATACAGCATAGTATGTGGTTGAATGAAGCGATGGATGAGTACAGATGTAAAGTTCATATTTTGTGCAGTGTCTTTGTCTGCAAAAAAATTTTGGGACCATTTTGGTTTGCTATGATCTGATTATGTAAGGAAGATCCTCCATTGTTTGCTTGTCTTAGAAGTCCTTTATCTGCTAGCCTTTTCACTGCCTAAATGGACATTTTGATGTTAGGAAAATGCTCCACACAAAACGATTCTGCAGGATTTATTGAGAAGATTAGAAGGGTAATCTGAGGTTTTTCTTTTGCAGGTGCGTATTGCCCACATTTTTAACACATATGGACCCCGTATGTGTATAGATGATGGACGTGTGGTCAGCAATTTTGTTGCCCAGGTTTGTTCTCTCTAACAGTTCTTTAGTTAGGCTTTGATAATACGATGAATTCTGAAATTAGGATATTTGAACATTCTATTGTCGAGAAGATTTTCCAACTGTCATACCTTGCAGGTCCTTCGTAAACAACCAATGACAGTATATGGTAATGGAAATCAAACACGAAGTTTCCAATATATATCTGACCTGGTAATCCTCAAATTTATCTTATTAAATGTTTGTTTTATGCATGCATTTATTTTCCCATTGGGATTGGGGGGAAGGGGGTCGTTATCTGTTAATATTAGTTATGCATGCTATCTTTCTTTTGAGTCTTTGAGATTACCAATTGTTTGAGATTACTGCACACGATGCGTGCCTGCTATGCTATAaattatctgatttttttttaatctgtcAATCTCTCATTGATGATACTTGTAAATCTTTTAAGATGATCCTAAATAGAAAGGTAGGAAGCGTGGTATTATTTTATCTCAGTTGGAAAAATATTACTTATTTTTAATGCTTAAGTAGGGGAATAGATGGcaacttctttcttttgcttctctttGCCATGATATCTtctcatggtttttttttaatttttttatggatgGAGCAGTGCATCAACTAGTTGCCCTTTTTGGTAAATAGTAATTATTTATGACTATTAAAGAGATCAAAACCTCACAAATATCATTTTATTTGAACATATAGAGCATGTGCATATTACTTAAAATAAAGTTCATATTAGTGGCTGATTTTTCTGTGATTTACCATCCAATTAGAAATTGAATGTTCGTGACTGCTATTTTGGGTGGGTGGTTGTTTCTTTCTGGATCTCATCGCATGTTTCCATTCAATGTCAAAATGTTGCAGATATATAATAGAGTTGAGAGTTCTTAAAATTTTCAGGATACAAAATAGTGTGCTAAGGTTTCTTGTTATAGGTTGATGGACTGGTTGCACTAATGGAAGGCGAGCATGTTGGACCATTCAATTTGGGTAACCCGGGTGAATTCACCATGTTAGAGCTTGCTGAGGTAGGTAATTTTTGGATGGTATTATGGGACATAGTTTGGCTTGCTTAGCTACAAGTTTCTTTTGCAATCAATAAAGTTTTAACTGTCAATGCAGGTTGTCAAGGAGACAATTGACTCTAGTGCAACCATTGAATTCAAAGCAAACACCGCAGATGATCCACATAAAAGGAAACCAGATATCTCCAAAGCTAAGGAGCTGCTGAAGTGGGAGCCAAAGATTTCATTGAGGCAAGGCCTTCGTTTAATGGTTACTGATTTCCAGAAACGTATCCTAGAGTGCTGAAGGTCTCTAGGATATATTTCTGGAAATCCATAACCATTAATGGAAAACATGCCATGACCCCacaagaaggttttttttttgttttccaaaattttttgaaCATGTCAGCTGCTTCTATGATGAGGAGATTTTGTTTTAATTCCTagtatgtttgttttttttgatatATTTCTTCATGATCTGTATAGTTCCTGGAACCACAGTCATCCATAATTCCTCCTGATGACGTGTAATACTTTTTGCTTTATCAGAAGGCTACAAGCTTGTATTCTAGAATTTTACTGGGCAGAGATCTAGTGTAAAAGTTTACCCATAATCATTAAGAAACAGAAAATCCTTCATAGCAGGTAGTACATATTTAATTGGTCTATTCATCTTCTTGATTTTGTTGCAGGGCTTGTTCGGCTTACCTTCCAATCTATCCTATTGCTTTAACAAAGAAGTAAAATCCTGTACTCTTTAACTATTCCTAAAAACTGTTAAAATGTTGGGATTGTATCAAATCATAAAGAGATAAGGTTCATCTCAGAAAGTTTCAAAACTCAGACTCGGGCATAAAATCAGTCAATATACCTTTTTCCAAAACCAGGGTAAATCGGAATCAGGCAATGCACCTTTGGTGATTTTGCAATAACTGAGGGAAACGTCACTCTCTCTGGCCTTGCAATTCATCCAGCAAGAGCCTAAAGGGTCAAAGTAACTCATGAAGTGATTTTGCTTCTGATTGGGTCAAAACACACGCAACCGCCAAAGGTTGTTTTGAGTGATAGGaaaaattattttaagggaagcagttttctgtacgggagtgtggcctatgccaatgCCAGCACTCCCgtctgtctatctctctcctccttaaaacaagggggtagaggtgtcttgtcaaatggggaggagagagatagactcatgggagtgttggcagaggccacactcctggacagagatctTTGTCCTTTTAACTTATGGGGAGTTATTTAAGTCATGGGTCACTATGACCCCATTTGTTTAGAAGTGATTTACGTGGGGCGAGAAAATTGGGATGGCAAAATACTGATGTGACACTTCAAAACCCATGAAAGAGACTTTGTTTATTGTTCATGAGCAAAGAAACTTTACTTCAACATTTTTATTCCAACAAAACCTCaccaacatgtgggtcccatctttCCTACAATCCCATATTCtcaccctttttctttttttttgatcaaTCCCACAttcccaccccaccttcccctGGACAAACGGGGGCCTACAAGAAAGAGTTTAGGTGTACTATCCACATGGGGGACAGGtagggacagatctgaaccctctaTGGGGGTGTGGGACGGAAAAATGCTGatgtgacacttcaaaatcccatgAAAGAGATTTTGGTTACTATTCATGAGAAAAGAAACTTTACTTCCACATTTTCATTCCAACAAAACCTCACCAACATGTGGATCCCGTCTTCCCTACAATCCCATAttctcaccttttttttttgttgatcaATCCCACATTCTCACCCCACCTTCCCCTGGAAAAACAGGGGCCTACAAGAaagagttcagatctgctacccacatggggacgggtggggacagatctgaaccctccatgggggtgtgggacccacgcaAGTGATCTCTCTTCATCGTAAGTAAAGAGAGAGACTCGGGATTCCATCCCGTATTGTGATAATctgtcaaaaaaataaaataaaaaaaggtataaTTGCACCACTGCCCCTCAACCCCACAATACCCGGTTCCAGTCCATGCCTCTTCTCAATGCCActtttttaatttgtattcctttttctctgtttttttaatttttaagtgcAATTCAAGGGCCGATCGGCCATCAACTCTATCatgctaaggagacttgaaccacagATCAAGCTCCTATCTCCCAAGGGAGTAACGAACCATCAAGCCTTGGATCAACGCCTTTTCCTCTTCACACTATAGTGGTTGTTGCATATAAATTCATCACAGTGGAACCTATATaccctttttattatttcttaatTATCAAGATAATCATGAAATCCATTATCACTTTAAAGTAAAGAACCAGTTTATATATAGACTATgtacctctttctttttttttaatataagaaAAAGTGGGCAAAATTATGGCTCGTGATAGAAAAGGAAGGCAAGTTAATTGTAACATAATTAGGCTCTTAAGGGAAAAATAACCCATTTAATGGTACAAGTTGGGGAAAGATTGTTGGCATGGTAGACACAgagaccaaaagaaaaaaaaatatctgtATGCTCAGCTATGATAAACACAAACCATGGAAGAGAAGATAAAGATGGAGAGGATaaggagaggaggagaggaagattcaaaaaagaaaaagagccaTTGATTAATAAAAGACCTCACATCATTTAAACTAGTGATTATAAAACAAATGGCTTCAATTAGACCCACCTAACAttagaaagggaaggaaatcaGGGAGAGGGTTGGTCAGGAGAG is drawn from Telopea speciosissima isolate NSW1024214 ecotype Mountain lineage chromosome 1, Tspe_v1, whole genome shotgun sequence and contains these coding sequences:
- the LOC122660133 gene encoding UDP-glucuronic acid decarboxylase 1-like produces the protein MKQLKKRASSSYFPKTLNQPRSLTRSVNYLFKEQRLLFVLVGILIASTFFILQPTLMRLGTTYTTIPREFPSGVTNHKQVTYPFRNSLNFGAGEVGRLPAGIQRRSLRVVVTGGAGFVGSHLVDQLLDKGHYVIVIDNFFTGRKENVMHHLGNPRFELIRHDVVEPILLEVDQIYHLACPASPVYYKYNPIKTIKTNVMGTLNMLGLAKRVGARFLLTSTSEVYGDPLEHPQKETYWGNVNPIGVRTCYDEGKWTAETLAMDYHRALAVEVRIAHIFNTYGPRMCIDDGRVVSNFVAQVLRKQPMTVYGNGNQTRSFQYISDLVDGLVALMEGEHVGPFNLGNPGEFTMLELAEVVKETIDSSATIEFKANTADDPHKRKPDISKAKELLKWEPKISLRQGLRLMVTDFQKRILEC